DNA sequence from the Nicotiana tomentosiformis chromosome 3, ASM39032v3, whole genome shotgun sequence genome:
ACTTTAGCGCAAGGATAATGCCTGAGGTCGAGAAGGAAGCCGTCCATGCTTCTACCTAAACATAAGACCTATGAGTCCTATACACTGAAGGCACATCCAGTGCTTCCGGATCCGGACTAGGACTCTTGCTCGAGGTCTCTACCGACGAAGTAATTTGCCAGTCCATAAGATGCCCAGATATGACTAATAACGAGGCtaagtatgaggccgtaattgcaggacTGAGACTAGCACTTAAGTATAGGACGAAGCGGTTAAAGATCCATTATGATTCccagctcgtagtcaaccaagtcacagggactttccaaatcaaagaacaaaggttgcaaaaatatCAGACCGAGATCAAGTTGCTGCCCAAGTGTGACGAATGCCAACTCGACCAGATCCCCGCGTGCTCAAAATGTTGAAGCGGATGGCCTTGCCAAATTGGTCGCAACCACCAAAAGTATCACGACCGGGGATAAAAATgtagtccacctcctcaactcgttGCTGGACCAAATCAAGGTAAGATCtataagtttaacttgggattggcgcAATCGTATTATCGCCTACTTGCAGGATGACATACTCCCAAACGACAAAAAGAAAGCCAAAAAACTAAGAATACAGGCAGCCAGATATAACCTCCTCCACAACGACCTACATAAGAGGGCATACGGCGGCCCTCAGGCAAAATGTTTGGGCCCAAACCAAACCTATCGCGTCCTCGAAGAAGTCCATGAAGACCATTGTGGAGCCTATTTCGGCGATCAAGCACTCATTAGGTGTCTCATATGGtcaggatactactggcctacAATGAAAAACGACGCCCCCGAATTTGTGAAGAAATGGTAACAATGTCAGAAATATGCCCCAATAATTCACTAAGTAGGCCAGCATCTCCGATCAGTAACCTCTCCGTAGCTATTCatcaagtggggaatggacatcgtgggacTCCTCCCAGCAGggcgaggtaatgtacgatttcttttagttttaactaactatttctctaaatgggtgaaaGCATGAGCATTTTCCTAAATACGCGAATGAGAAGTAatcaccttcatatggaaaaacatcatttGCTGATTCGGCCTACCCAACAGATCAACTGCGATAACTGGCCCTAGTTTACGGGAAAGAAAACTGCTGAATTCTTCGAGAAATAGCATATTAAGAGGATACTTTCAACCCTGTATCAGCCAACGGGTAACGGGCAGAGAGAATCCTTCAACAAGTACATATTAAACATCACGAAGAAAAGCTCGAAGACACCAATAGACTGTGGCCGAAAATACTCCTAGAAGTATTATAGGTATATAGAACCACCTCGAAGACAAGCATAGGAGAGACACCCTCTGATCTATGGAACCGAAGCAGTCATACCAGTCGAAGTTGGAGAACCCAGCCTAAGGTACTCCCACGAAAGCGGTACTAGTAATGACGAGAGTAGAAGGAAAGAACTCGATGAGATCGGCGAACAAAGATATATGACATACATAAGGATGGTCGCCCAAAAGCACCAAGCGGAACGTTACtacaacaagaaagcaaaggtcTGGCCGATCAAAGTTGGGGACTACGTACTCAAAGCCAAAACCCAAGCAAGCAGAGATCCACAGGAATGCAAACTGGGAACAAACTGGGACAGCCCGTACAAAAGTACAGCTAAAGAAAACAAGGGTTTGTTCCAACTAGAGATGATGGAGGAaaaacaattaccaaacaattggaacatcaaccacctcaaatacttcaacttctaaaaggAAGAAGCGCCCCCAAGTTGTACTCGTTTTCCCTCACCTGAGTTTTGTCCCATTACGATTTTCTCGAGGAAGTTTTTAACGAGGTGATGAAAGGGACACTTCGAGTTGAAGTATGCGAAGAAGGGATTGCTTTCTCTTTCATTGCCCGACTCCTCAATACACTCCAAGTcgaacaatgaagggactagatagactgggactgggaCTGGGACTGGAACATCAGCCAATGCCCAAAGTTTGTAATTTTCTCCAATCATGTAATCAGAACAAATACGTCAAAAGTAATAGAAACATACGTTTATCAAAACCGCCTTAACAAAAGGAAAAGTTCGACCCTGCTCGAAcgacacctatcggccctcggccacacATTAACAAAAGATTAAGTTTGAcccagctcgaacaacacctatcggccctcggccgcacattaacaaaaggttaagttcaACCGAGCTCTAACAACACCTATTGACCCTCGGCCGCACATTGACAAAAAGGTTAAGTTAGACCaagttcgaacaacacctatcgaccCTCGGTCACGATTTAATAAAAAAATGTTAAGTTTGACACAACTCGATTAATATCTGTCGGCCCTCGGCCACACcttaacaaaaggttaagttcgagCTAGCTCAAACAACACCTATCGGTCCTCAGCCGCACATtaacaaaagcttaagtttgaccgagttcgaacaacacctatcgaccCTTGCCGCGAtttaataaaaggttaagttCAACCGAGTTTGAATAACACCTATCGACCCTCGGTCGCAATTTAAGGAAATGTTAAGTTCGACCCAGCccgaacaaacacctaccagaCCTCGGCCACAACTTGGCAAAAGATCAAAATCAACCAAGCTCAAACAACACCTATTAGCCAAATCTAAGCGAAGAGACACACTCGACCTATATAAACAAAGGGCAGATATGGCCCATAAATATTCGTCCCCAAGGCTACGACTAACTAGAAGACGAcgacaataaaaaaaatagaaatcataatgagaaaacaacaaaaagaaagTATACAAGTGCGGAAACAAGTGACAGTATGAAAGAAGGTGCAGAAAACAACTTAAATATTCATATATGAATAAAGAGTTCATTACAAGGGCTCTTGAAGACGCTggcaaaaatacacaaaaaagtCTATAGGGAAAACTACTGGCCCTCGCTATCATGACCCTCCGCACCCTCATCATCTCGATTCCCAGCATCCTCGCCATCCCCGCCTGAGGATAAACGGTATCATACCAGGCATCCTCCTCAAGCCAGTCTACGCCTTCTTCCCTATCTGACTCGTCAGATCGAGACGTGGCGGGATCATACCCACAAGCGATCCGAGCTTCACGAGCCTTAACCCGAGCATCCTCAAAAGCGGCCTTAGAAATAGAGCTCACTacatacaagtcccaaaacacatcTAACTGGGCCTCGACGTGGATCCATTCTTTGTACAACTCTCGAGGTACACTGGAAACTTAGAAGTGTTGGAAGAAGATGGTCGTACAAGTAGTTGAGCCCTCTCAGCCTCCAGAGCGGTCACTCGGTCATGAAGGTTGGAGCTCTCCTTTTCTAGCTCCCCGATACTCTCCTAGAGCTGATCCTCCTTAGCTTTAACCGTTGATTGGTCATTTTCCCGCTCGGCCCGAAGAGTCTTATTCGCCAACTTGAGGATCTTCGCTTTCCTCCGAGTGTCCAAACGAGAGGACTCTGCCATCTCAAGTTCCTCCTATTTTTTGGTGATCTCTCCGCTTAGGGCTTCACCCTAAAACCGACACTCTTCAAGTTATCCTCGCAACTCAACCACATGGCTTGAAGATCACGGCATTGGGCCTCTACGCCCCTGCTAACCTCAAACTCCTCCTCTCTACTTCTTAACGTCCCTTCAAGGAAGCTGCATTTCTCTATGACCTGCACCAGCTCCTCATCCCTTTTCTTCAAATCTCCCCTTAGGGCCAGCACATCGCCGCCCTCTTGAAGCCGACTTCAGAGATCCTGATACTTGCTGCAGTACTCAGTGTATTTCCTTTTCATCTTCACAATGATTTCTTTGCGCCTTTTCTCCCTCCGGGCgctttcaatttccagaatcagcgTCTGCAAATAAAAGGGAAAATGTTAGAACTTAAGAGCATTCTAAAGAGTTAGGAAAGGTTTGTACAACAATACTTACCTTGAGAGCGAGGCCAACAATGCTCTTCGACAGGGCAGTGTCATTTATCTCCTTGAGTGTTTTACCCTCAACATCGGAACAGAAAGGGCTGAGGGCTGGGACTACCTCCTCAGTGTTCACCAACAAGTCACGATCCATCGGGATCATGATAGTCCTCGAACCCCTCTCCAATCTCACCTAGATCTGGGTGAGCCCCTCGTCGATCATTCTTATGTAGTCTAACTTATCGCCCTCTTCAACAACATTCTTTTCCTCATCATCAGTAGGCAAAAAAGCGTCCATGGTTGTTCGAGAGGTTGAAGCCTCCTCATGCCGCTAAAGTTCATGGTCGCCAGTAGCCGCCTCCTTGTTCCCCCTCCCCTTGGAATGCAGAGACACGCCTACATTAACTTCAACTGGCCTCGGGTTCTCAAGACTCAGTTCAACATCATCATTCACAAAAATTGTCGTTGTCTCACGCAACGTAAATTCCCCTTCCACAGCATCAACGACTAGAGAGACTCCGTCAGCCACGTCCACAGACCTCCCTTTTCGAGGTTGAAGATCCCCGTTGCTGGGTGAATGTTCGTTGTCCTCATCAATAAGAGAAAATAGAGGAGGAGAAGAAGTCTCAACGGCCGAAATAGAGACGGAGGTAGAAGCAGCGACGACTGGAGTTGGGATGAAGGCAGGAGTGGCAATGGCCGAGGGAGGGGCTGAGACTGAAGGCGTAGTGGCCCTCCTCTTCCGGAACGAGGGTGCGGGGGCCCTCGACCTCCTCGTGGACCCTCTGACCGGACCTAGAGAAAAATTAGAAggaagaaatcaacaaaaagaacAGGCATAGACGACAGAACCACAACGTCGACAGTAGGGAAAAGATTACTTGCTGAGAGAAGGGACGGCTTAAATTTCTGATAAAAACTCGGCCAGTCACGTATCCCCACCGTATGAGGAAGGATCTATCTGACCCAAATGGCAATATGGGTCACCATCCGGAGAGGTCAAATAGTAGCTGCAGAAAAGGGAGAGGTGATTAACCAACCCACAACAAGAAAAATGCTAAACAAAAAAACACAAACGAACACAACACTTACGAGAGGGGTTCCATGCCTTAGGGAAGTCGGTGGCGGCAGACACTACGTCCTCGGTCTTGACAAAGAAATAGTCAAGCTAGAAACACCGACTAGATTTGTCATCCATCCTCACCACCAAACGTTTCCCCCCGCGGTGGCGAATATTCAGCAACGTCCCTCGATAGAAATGAGGGGCCAAGAGATGGATCAGGTGGCGTACTGTTATATCAACGTCGGCCAATTTCGTCAATATTTTGACCACCTTAGAGATGTAAGCGGCAAGCTGCGCTGAGTATACATTGTAGTagcagcataactcttctatcaaCGGTGACAAAGGGAACTAATAGCCAATAATGAATGGATATGCGTAAAGGGCGCAAAATCCGGGACGATGAACCCGCACTTCATCATCACCCGCAGGGACCAACTCTACGTGACCAGGGAGGCCGAGCATAGCCTTAAATTTGGCTAATCATGCAACCATCATCGTAGATTTGAACCTCCGTCGCCACTTTCGGTGCCTTATGGAAGTCGGGTTTAGCATCGGAGTATCGAGGTACGATCTCCTCTACAGTCGGGAGGGTTTCCTCCTCAACGGCAACTCCGCCATCTTCCCTCTGATCAGGAAAAATGACATCTAGAGGAATAGAATGATCTTCCATGTGGATATATGATGGAAGGTCCGACATTGTTATGGAAAGAAATAAAGAAGCAGAGAAAACAAGAGagaagcgaaaaggttctacgaAGGAGAAGGAGAAGTTATGCTTATAAAGTAGAAAGAATGTGGGAAAAGCTTCGAAATCAACAAACCATCCCCTATTTATAAGATTTGGGGGCACAAGAATCGAAACGACCTATCGTGATTAGCACGAAGATCGAAACGGCAGAACCAATCAAGGGTTAAACGAGAATCGACGCAATGCATTGGGAAATGGCGTCATCATGACGCATGACGTCACGACATCACTCTTTCTCTTGCACCAGATGGCTCCAATGAATTACCCGAGAAATTCAAGGAATTTGAAATACGCGGCTCGCAGAGAGCCACGTTGCCTGATCGTTACAACAACTACGACCTGTATATTCGACTCGATAGGCTCGATCACAAACGACAGTATCCGCTCATCGAACTCGGCCGCGAGGGCGAGCTCAACAAGCAGAGGAACTAATTGTATGGGCCAAAAAATATCTTTGATATAGGCAAGCCACATCAGTATCATGATAGCCTTCATTGGCCGCCACGTGTTATCAGTAAGAATTTCAATAAAGATCTGCCCCAGGTCAAAATGGTCTTATAGCGATGACACGTGCGGTCGAAGAATCAGCGAAGATCAAGGACGTGAAGTCATCATAGATcatggtcgaggtcgagcatcttagagagagttATAACAGCTAGTTTTAAGATAGGAGACAAAAAAGAATATTCTAGTGTATATTCTCTGCACCTATACTATTTATAGGaatatgttccctataaatagaaaaagacacAATGATAGAGGACATGagatattcatttgtaagaaAACACATTGATTTTGTAGAGAGAATCTGGTCATATCACAAGCATATGAAAATAACTTttttactaagattcttgtctaaTTTTTCCACTTGATCCAAGACGAGAGTGTTCAAATGCTCATTAATCATGCATCATTGTAAGAAAGAATATCCACAGATTTCACCCTTTTTCGGGTGACTCACACATTTTTATTTACCTAaatgtcattcattgatacttattatattatttaatgCTATCTTCCACCTTTTAGGATCAttaaatattgttattattgctcACATTTATTATCATTCGATCAAATATACATACTATCTGTCATAAAATCGATAACGTTGTCTTTTGGATATTACTATTAGCTAAGATtgatttcattttatttaaatataattGGTTGAATCCAtatctaaattttgggtcaaacaatTTTTTCCTTTTATTAATCGCATTACCAACAACCACATAAAAAGCTATACAAATAATACTATTGTTTGAAGGGGCATAatggtaaaaaaaataaaagtgcgCACTATAATATTACCATCTCGTTAAAAGCCCCCCACGGAGGAGCTAAGTAGTATTCTTCCAAAGAGAAACAAATCAAACGCTTGGCTTAACTCATTCAATCTTTTCTTCACATCTCTTCTCTGCTCCAATACCTTCCTTCCTCTGCTTTATTCccaagaaaagaaaaacagaGACTTCCCGGTTCCTCATATCTCTCTTTCTTTCTGTAGTAATAATCCTTGTGTTCAATTGTTAACAAAGGGTGATGTTGATGGTGATCAGCAGCAGGTGCTCTCACACTTCCCACATCACCGAAATTATTATCACCAGCTTCTTTCGCCATAAGCTCTAGATCACTATTCTTTCACATCAATCCTTGTATTAAAGGGGTGGTAGTGATATCAGGAACCCCAGATACATAAAGGGAACACGCCCTATGGCTGTTTCTTGAATATTACAGCTTTGTAACATTATAGAATATATAGCTATGATGGCTCCAGGGATGCTCTACAGTGCTGGTGCTTGTGCTTCTAATTTCGATGGTGTTTTGATTCAGAAACAGAGGgttatgtcttcttcttcttctactgcAAAAGAGCATCTTGGTTCTCTATTTGTCCCCGGCTGTTCTTCTTCTTACTTGGGTATGTGTATCTTCTACACTACTATTGTTGTTCTTTCTCAAGTAGCGTTGACTTTTTTTCCTCTTCTATATTTGTATTTTACATTATAAAAGTCACTGTGCCGGAACGATCACGTAGTTCTGTGTGCTTGATGAGTGCTGTGATTATATGTTAAAAGATGAATTCTTGCAGAAGAAGATGAATATCTGTATTTGGTGGAGTATTTTGGTATAAATTTGAATCTTAATTCTTCAAATGAATTTATGATAATTCCCTTGTAATATATAGAATTGAATCACTCTGTTGGGATAACTAGTTATATCATTTTTGGTGGTTGATCATGTGTGCGCCATTTGGTTGATTGGCTCTAAGTTTGGATCAGGTAAGGTAGATGATAACACATCAATTTATGAAATTGAATTCTTATAGCAAATTTTAATGGGAAGAAGGAAAAGAAGTGCAATGAGTAGTATACAGAAATTACAGCTGTTTTTAAAATTTCAGACTATCTAATGGATGAATTTTGTCAAGATTGACACCATCGTAGTAATCTATTCTATGGCCATTTTATCATTCAGGATCTAGTTCTATGGTCAGTTTCGGCAGTGTTAATGGAGGGAAGAGGTCATTCTTTGACTCATTCGATCAAGAAGAGAATGAAGCAGATGAATTGGGAGAGTATTTTCATCAAGCAGAAAAGAAGAGGCGGCTTACAGAAAACCAAGTTCAGTTTCTTGAGAAGAGTTTTGGGGAAGAGAACAAACTGGAACCAGAAAGAAAAGTCCAGCTTGCTAAAGAACTTGGTCTGCAGCCTCGCCAAATTGCAATATGGTTTCAGAATCGTCGCGCACGATGGAAGACTAAACAGCTCGAGAAAGAATATGAAGCATTAAGGAATCAATATGACAATCTGAAATCAGATTACAATAATCTCCTCAAGGAAAAGGAAAATCTTAGAGCTGAGGTAATGAGCTTTACAATTTTTAAGTTACAAGTTTTATTTTATTTGCAGCATAAGGATAAATGTAATTTCCATTTTTCGAGCTCGTGGACAATGCTCTAACTACGTGATGGTTCAATCCTTATTCAGGTTTTCCAGCTCAACGATAAGCTGCTTCTCAATGAGAAAGAAAATGGGCAATTGACTCAACGCGACTTCCAGAAACACTCCGATTCATCGCCAAAAGAAACCATGGCTGATCCTATTTCAAGGGTTAAAATGTCCAATGTGTCAGCTCGGGTTCTTAAGGAAGATCTAAGCTCTGCTAAGAGTGATGTCTTAGGATCAGAAAGCCCACATTACACTGATGGGGTGCATTCCTCTTTCGTAAAGCAAGGTGATTCTTATGTAGTTGAACCTGAACCGTCAGATTTATCTCAAGATGATGAAGAGAACTTCAACAAGACAATGCTCTCTACTGCCAACTTGCTTGCAAAAGCCGAGGATGATGATTATCGCGTGACATCCTCAAATGTGAGCTACTTTGGATTTCCAGTCGAAGACCAAGGTTTTGGTTTCTGGTCCTATTGAGTTCATGGTTGTATGTAGTAATGAGGAAAAGTACTACTACTATTTTATGTCTAGTAATATGTCTTAGTTGTGTATATTTGGAGACAGTCCATGGCAGTATATTTTCTGTAATAAATAAATTCCTATTGTATGGGACCAGAATCCAAATGAGGTGATGGGTTCTGGTCACAGAACAGTTGGGAACTATGGTTATTGCGCTTAATCTCCCTTTGCTTTGTATCTTTCTTTTTGGATTTTATGTTATTCCTATTtatcatattattattgttgtgatactaatattgtctccctttttgtccttttgtctttttgttttttgagcCGAGTGTCttttggaaacagtctctctactccttcgaggtagggttaaggtctgcgtacacactaccctccctagaccccattagtgggattttactgggttgttattgttgtttggtATATGTAGCTGGTGCTTCATGTTGTTCAATCATCAATGCCACTTGTGAAATCTGACTTTCCTTTGTCAACTATGAGATGAG
Encoded proteins:
- the LOC104088671 gene encoding homeobox-leucine zipper protein HAT5-like; translation: MMAPGMLYSAGACASNFDGVLIQKQRVMSSSSSTAKEHLGSLFVPGCSSSYLGSSSMVSFGSVNGGKRSFFDSFDQEENEADELGEYFHQAEKKRRLTENQVQFLEKSFGEENKLEPERKVQLAKELGLQPRQIAIWFQNRRARWKTKQLEKEYEALRNQYDNLKSDYNNLLKEKENLRAEVFQLNDKLLLNEKENGQLTQRDFQKHSDSSPKETMADPISRVKMSNVSARVLKEDLSSAKSDVLGSESPHYTDGVHSSFVKQGDSYVVEPEPSDLSQDDEENFNKTMLSTANLLAKAEDDDYRVTSSNVSYFGFPVEDQGFGFWSY